One region of Streptomyces davaonensis JCM 4913 genomic DNA includes:
- a CDS encoding TIGR03842 family LLM class F420-dependent oxidoreductase, giving the protein MDFGLVLQADPPASKVIELMQRAERNGFTHGWTFDSAVLWQEPFVIYSQILSHTTKLTVGPMVTNPGTRTWEVTASTFATLNDMFGNRTICGIGRGDSAMRVAGRKPNTLARISEAMKVIRALARGDEADLGGTVVHFPWIKEGAELPVWMAAYGPKALKMTGEEADGFILQLSDLYLTEYMVKAVKDAAVAAGRDPSEVKICVASPAYVTEDDSPEALAHAREQCRWFGGMVGNHVADLVSKYGEHSAAVPEELTDYIKAREGYDYSHHGRADNPDTAFVPDEIVDRFCVIGPVEKHIEKLTALRELGVDQFAVYDMHDAQEAVIDAYGAQVIPALNG; this is encoded by the coding sequence ATGGACTTCGGACTCGTCCTCCAGGCCGACCCGCCGGCCTCGAAGGTCATCGAGCTGATGCAGCGGGCCGAGCGCAACGGCTTCACGCACGGCTGGACCTTCGACTCGGCCGTGCTGTGGCAGGAACCGTTCGTGATCTACAGTCAGATCCTCTCCCACACCACGAAGTTGACGGTCGGCCCCATGGTCACCAACCCGGGCACCCGTACCTGGGAGGTCACCGCCTCCACCTTCGCCACCCTCAACGACATGTTCGGCAACCGCACGATCTGCGGGATCGGCCGCGGCGACTCCGCGATGCGGGTGGCCGGGCGCAAGCCCAACACCCTCGCCCGGATCAGCGAGGCCATGAAGGTCATCCGCGCCCTCGCCCGCGGCGACGAGGCCGACCTCGGCGGCACGGTCGTCCACTTCCCGTGGATCAAGGAGGGCGCCGAACTCCCGGTCTGGATGGCCGCGTACGGGCCGAAGGCGCTGAAGATGACCGGCGAGGAGGCGGACGGCTTCATCCTCCAGCTCTCCGACCTCTACCTCACCGAATACATGGTCAAGGCGGTCAAGGACGCGGCGGTCGCGGCCGGACGGGACCCGTCCGAGGTGAAGATCTGCGTCGCCTCCCCGGCGTACGTCACCGAGGATGACTCGCCGGAGGCGCTCGCCCACGCGCGGGAGCAGTGCCGCTGGTTCGGCGGGATGGTCGGCAACCATGTGGCCGACCTGGTGTCCAAGTACGGCGAGCACTCCGCCGCCGTACCCGAGGAACTCACCGACTACATCAAGGCCCGCGAGGGCTACGACTACTCCCACCACGGCCGCGCCGACAACCCCGACACCGCCTTCGTACCCGACGAGATCGTCGACCGGTTCTGTGTCATCGGACCGGTCGAGAAGCACATCGAGAAGCTGACCGCACTGCGTGAGCTGGGCGTCGACCAGTTCGCCGTCTACGACATGCACGACGCCCAGGAAGCCGTCATCGACGCGTACGGGGCGCAGGTCATCCCCGCGCTCAACGGCTGA
- the hydA gene encoding dihydropyrimidinase, which produces MSSRTVIKGGLVITASDEVHADVLIEDGRVAALAVPGTQDWSADRTIDATGKYVIPGGVDAHTHMELPFGGTFASDTFETGTRAAAWGGTTTIVDFAVQSVGHSLREGLDAWHAKAEGNCAIDYGFHMIVSDVNQDTLKEMDLLVEEGVTSFKQFMAYPGVFYSDDGQILRAMQRSAENGGLIMMHAENGIAIDVLVEQALARGETDPRYHGEVRKALLEAEATHRAIRLAQVAGAPLYVVHVSATEAVAELAKARDEGLNVFGETCPQYLFLSTDNLAEPDFEGAKYVCSTPLRPREHQAQLWKGLRTNDLQVVSTDHCPFCFVGQKELGRGDFSKIPNGLPGVENRMDLLHQAVVDGHISRRRWIEIACATPARMFGMYPKKGTIAPGSDADIVIYDPQAEQVMSAETHHMNVDYSAYEGKRTTGRVETVLSRGEVVISEREYTGRAGHGVYTPRSTCQYLN; this is translated from the coding sequence ATGAGCAGCCGTACCGTCATCAAGGGCGGTCTCGTCATCACCGCGTCCGACGAGGTCCACGCCGACGTCCTGATCGAGGACGGCCGGGTCGCCGCCCTCGCCGTGCCCGGTACGCAGGACTGGAGCGCGGACCGCACGATCGACGCCACGGGCAAGTACGTCATCCCGGGCGGAGTCGACGCCCACACCCACATGGAGCTGCCGTTCGGCGGCACCTTCGCCTCCGACACCTTCGAGACCGGCACCAGGGCCGCCGCCTGGGGCGGTACGACCACCATCGTGGACTTCGCCGTGCAGAGCGTCGGGCACAGCCTGCGCGAAGGGCTCGACGCCTGGCACGCCAAGGCCGAGGGCAACTGCGCCATCGACTACGGCTTCCACATGATCGTCTCCGACGTCAACCAGGACACCCTCAAGGAGATGGACCTGCTGGTCGAGGAGGGCGTCACCTCCTTCAAGCAGTTCATGGCCTACCCGGGCGTCTTCTACTCGGACGACGGCCAGATCCTGCGCGCCATGCAGCGCTCCGCCGAGAACGGCGGACTGATCATGATGCACGCCGAGAACGGCATCGCGATCGATGTGCTGGTGGAACAGGCGCTGGCGCGCGGGGAGACGGATCCCAGGTATCACGGGGAGGTGCGCAAGGCGCTGCTGGAGGCCGAGGCGACCCACCGGGCCATCCGGCTCGCCCAGGTCGCCGGGGCGCCGCTGTACGTCGTGCACGTCTCCGCGACGGAGGCGGTCGCCGAGCTGGCCAAGGCCCGCGACGAGGGGCTGAACGTCTTCGGTGAGACCTGCCCGCAGTATCTGTTCCTGTCCACCGACAACCTTGCCGAGCCCGACTTCGAGGGCGCGAAGTACGTGTGCAGCACGCCGTTGCGGCCGCGCGAGCACCAGGCCCAGCTCTGGAAGGGCCTCAGGACCAACGACCTCCAGGTCGTCTCCACCGACCACTGCCCCTTCTGCTTCGTCGGCCAGAAGGAGCTGGGCCGCGGCGACTTCTCCAAGATCCCCAACGGGCTGCCGGGCGTGGAGAACCGGATGGACCTGCTCCATCAGGCCGTCGTCGACGGGCACATCTCGCGCCGCCGCTGGATCGAGATCGCCTGTGCCACCCCGGCCCGGATGTTCGGGATGTACCCGAAGAAGGGCACCATCGCGCCGGGCTCCGACGCCGACATCGTCATCTACGACCCTCAGGCCGAGCAGGTCATGTCGGCCGAGACCCACCACATGAACGTCGACTACTCGGCCTACGAGGGCAAGCGCACCACCGGCCGGGTGGAGACCGTCCTGTCCCGCGGTGAAGTCGTCATCAGCGAGCGGGAGTACACCGGCCGCGCCGGACACGGGGTCTACACCCCCCGCTCCACCTGTCAGTACCTCAACTAG
- a CDS encoding nitrilase-related carbon-nitrogen hydrolase — translation MSRVIRAALFQTAWTGDKESMIQVHEQAARDAAAQGAQVLCFQELFYGPYFCQVQDKAFYEYAEQIPEGPTVRRFQALAKELGLVLVLPMYEEEQPGVLYNTAAVIDADGSYLGKYRKTHIPQVQGFWEKFYFRPGNSGWPIFETAVGKIGVYICYDRHFPEGWRALGLGGAEIVFNPSATSRGLSRYLWQLEQPAAAVANEYFVGAINRVGVEDLGDNDFYGTTYFVDPEAQFVGEVASDKETELVVRDLDLAKLREVRDRWQFYRDRAPGAYTPLTAP, via the coding sequence ATGAGCAGAGTGATCCGCGCCGCCCTCTTCCAGACCGCGTGGACGGGCGACAAGGAATCGATGATCCAGGTGCACGAGCAGGCGGCCCGCGACGCGGCCGCCCAGGGTGCTCAAGTCCTGTGCTTCCAGGAGCTGTTCTACGGACCGTACTTCTGCCAGGTGCAGGACAAGGCGTTCTACGAGTACGCCGAACAGATTCCCGAGGGCCCGACCGTACGCCGCTTCCAGGCCCTCGCGAAGGAGCTGGGTCTCGTCCTCGTGCTGCCGATGTACGAGGAGGAACAGCCGGGTGTTCTGTACAACACGGCCGCGGTGATCGACGCGGACGGCTCCTACCTCGGCAAGTACCGCAAGACCCACATCCCCCAAGTGCAGGGATTCTGGGAGAAGTTCTACTTCCGGCCCGGGAACAGCGGCTGGCCGATCTTCGAGACGGCCGTCGGCAAGATCGGCGTCTACATCTGCTACGACCGCCACTTCCCCGAGGGCTGGCGGGCGCTCGGCCTCGGCGGTGCCGAGATCGTCTTCAACCCCTCGGCGACGTCACGCGGACTCTCGCGCTATCTGTGGCAGTTGGAGCAGCCCGCGGCGGCCGTCGCCAACGAGTACTTCGTGGGCGCGATCAACCGGGTCGGCGTGGAGGACCTCGGCGACAACGACTTCTACGGCACCACCTACTTCGTGGACCCGGAGGCCCAGTTCGTCGGAGAGGTGGCGAGCGACAAGGAGACCGAACTCGTCGTCCGCGACCTGGACCTGGCCAAGCTGCGCGAGGTCCGCGACCGCTGGCAGTTCTACCGGGACCGGGCGCCGGGGGCCTACACGCCGCTGACCGCTCCCTGA
- a CDS encoding PucR family transcriptional regulator — MTTTLEPALSVRQVLTLERVLAGEPEVVAGAGQLDRLVRWVHVAEAADVGVMLSGGEMVLTTGVLLAGDESAQAEYIRSLHRAEAAAVVLGLGRAFPAAPEVMRRAAERCGLPMVVLHRPFPFAELTEEVQSRLVRRKFAAVSLSESVRTALTGLITAGAPLQLLLDEVAQHSACPVVVTNLAHRVLATAGERPAVDDVLRDWERISRQAGGSDGDGWIRAELGGRGERWGQIVLCGHRGDTATGRLLADRAAEALVLHRMLGGNSANTWEEQSAQSLLTDLVSGVVPARQLLPRARAAGLPVNRRTFVPLVVRDGDPAQLDRVLRMLGLPGIVAELADSATAVLLSLARDQDATVLAANFATRLRSEEPGTVVAAADPRAAWDDVPAGLREARHVAEAVADALDLPAVVRLRDVHLRGLVRLLRDDPHVQSFAERELDGLLCDPQEDLLAVLRTYLATGRNKSRTAQLHHVSRPALYRRLEAIQARLGVDLDDFEQAASVHIALLAHDAQQG; from the coding sequence ATGACCACCACCTTGGAACCAGCCCTGTCGGTCCGTCAGGTCCTCACCCTGGAGCGGGTGCTGGCCGGGGAGCCCGAGGTGGTGGCCGGAGCGGGGCAGCTCGACCGGCTGGTGCGCTGGGTGCATGTGGCCGAGGCCGCCGATGTCGGCGTGATGCTCAGCGGCGGCGAGATGGTGCTCACCACCGGGGTGCTGCTGGCCGGTGACGAGAGCGCGCAGGCCGAGTACATCCGCTCCCTGCATCGCGCGGAGGCGGCGGCCGTGGTCCTCGGACTCGGCCGCGCCTTCCCGGCCGCCCCCGAGGTGATGCGCCGGGCGGCCGAGCGGTGCGGGCTGCCCATGGTCGTCCTGCACCGGCCCTTCCCCTTCGCCGAGTTGACCGAGGAGGTCCAGTCCCGGCTGGTGCGGCGGAAGTTCGCCGCGGTCAGCCTTTCGGAGTCGGTGCGCACCGCCCTCACCGGGCTGATCACCGCGGGCGCCCCGCTCCAGCTGCTGCTGGACGAGGTCGCCCAGCACAGCGCCTGCCCGGTCGTCGTCACCAACCTCGCCCACCGGGTCCTGGCCACCGCGGGGGAGCGGCCGGCCGTGGACGACGTACTGCGCGACTGGGAGCGCATCTCCCGGCAGGCCGGCGGCAGCGACGGCGACGGCTGGATCCGGGCCGAACTCGGCGGCCGCGGCGAACGCTGGGGCCAGATCGTGCTGTGCGGCCACCGCGGCGACACCGCCACCGGACGGCTCCTCGCCGACCGGGCCGCCGAGGCGCTGGTCCTGCATCGCATGCTCGGCGGCAACTCCGCCAACACCTGGGAGGAGCAGTCCGCGCAGAGCCTGCTCACCGACCTGGTCAGCGGAGTCGTACCGGCCCGCCAACTGCTGCCCCGGGCACGGGCGGCCGGGCTGCCCGTCAACCGGCGCACCTTCGTGCCCCTGGTCGTCCGGGACGGCGACCCCGCCCAACTCGACCGGGTGCTCCGCATGCTGGGCCTGCCCGGCATCGTCGCCGAGCTCGCCGACTCCGCCACCGCGGTCCTGCTGAGCCTCGCCCGCGACCAGGACGCGACCGTCCTCGCCGCCAACTTCGCCACCCGGCTGCGCTCGGAGGAGCCGGGCACGGTCGTGGCCGCCGCCGACCCGCGGGCCGCCTGGGACGACGTACCCGCGGGTCTGCGCGAGGCCCGGCACGTCGCGGAGGCGGTCGCCGACGCCCTCGACCTGCCCGCCGTCGTCCGCCTGAGGGATGTCCATCTGCGCGGTCTGGTACGGCTGTTGCGGGACGACCCGCATGTGCAGTCCTTCGCGGAACGGGAGCTGGACGGGCTGCTGTGCGACCCGCAGGAGGACCTCCTGGCGGTCCTGCGCACCTACCTCGCCACTGGCCGCAACAAGTCCCGCACCGCGCAGCTCCACCACGTCTCCCGGCCCGCGCTCTACCGCCGGCTGGAAGCCATACAGGCCCGGCTCGGCGTGGACCTCGACGACTTCGAGCAGGCCGCATCCGTGCACATCGCCCTGCTCGCACACGACGCGCAACAGGGCTGA
- a CDS encoding aspartate aminotransferase family protein, whose translation MTGDDLLGRHRRVLPDWLALYYEDPLEITHGEGRHVWDSEGNKYLDFFGGILTTMTAHALPEVTKAVSEQAGRILHSSTLYLNRPMVELAERIAQLSGIPDARVFFTTSGTEANDTALLLATTYRQSNTILAMRNSYHGRSFSAVGITGNRGWSPTSLSPLQTLYVHGGVRTRGPYAELDDRDFVAACVEDLKDLLGHTRPPAALIAEPIQGVGGFTSGPDGLYAAFRDVLAERGILWIADEVQTGWGRTGEHFWGWQAHGQSGPPDIVTFAKGIGNGASIGGVIARAEIMNCLDANSISTFGGTQITMAAGLANLTYLLEHDLQGNARRVGGLLIERLRAVGAQVPYVREVRGRGLMIGIELAEPGTGRAAPEAASAVLEAARAGGLLIGKGGGHDTSALRIAPPLTLSVAEAEEGAAILERALRGLQ comes from the coding sequence GTGACGGGAGACGATCTGCTGGGACGCCACCGCCGGGTGCTGCCCGACTGGCTCGCGCTCTACTACGAGGACCCGCTGGAGATCACCCATGGCGAGGGCCGCCATGTCTGGGACTCCGAGGGCAACAAGTACCTCGACTTCTTCGGCGGCATCCTCACCACGATGACCGCGCACGCGCTGCCCGAGGTGACCAAGGCGGTGAGCGAGCAGGCCGGGCGGATCCTGCACTCCTCGACGCTCTATCTCAACCGGCCGATGGTGGAACTCGCCGAGCGGATCGCCCAGTTGAGTGGCATCCCGGACGCCCGGGTCTTCTTCACCACCTCCGGCACCGAGGCCAACGACACGGCCCTGCTGCTCGCGACGACGTACCGGCAGAGCAACACGATCCTGGCGATGCGCAACAGCTACCACGGCCGCTCCTTCAGCGCCGTCGGCATCACCGGCAACCGCGGCTGGTCCCCGACCTCCCTGTCACCGCTCCAGACGCTCTACGTCCACGGCGGCGTCCGCACCCGCGGCCCGTACGCCGAGCTGGACGACCGTGACTTCGTCGCGGCCTGCGTCGAGGACCTGAAGGACCTGCTCGGGCACACCCGCCCGCCCGCCGCCCTCATCGCCGAGCCCATCCAGGGCGTCGGCGGGTTCACCTCGGGCCCGGACGGGCTGTACGCCGCCTTCCGTGACGTGCTCGCGGAGCGGGGCATCCTGTGGATCGCCGACGAGGTGCAGACCGGCTGGGGCCGCACCGGCGAGCACTTCTGGGGCTGGCAGGCGCACGGGCAGAGCGGACCGCCCGACATCGTCACCTTCGCCAAGGGCATCGGCAACGGCGCGTCCATCGGCGGGGTGATCGCCCGGGCCGAGATCATGAACTGCCTGGACGCCAACAGCATCTCGACGTTCGGCGGCACCCAGATCACCATGGCGGCCGGGCTCGCGAACCTGACGTACCTCCTGGAGCACGACCTCCAGGGCAACGCCCGGCGGGTCGGCGGGCTGCTCATCGAGCGGCTGCGGGCGGTCGGCGCCCAGGTGCCGTACGTACGGGAGGTGCGCGGGCGCGGGCTGATGATCGGCATCGAGCTGGCCGAACCCGGCACCGGCCGGGCGGCGCCCGAGGCGGCGTCGGCCGTGCTGGAGGCGGCCCGCGCGGGCGGGCTGCTGATCGGCAAGGGCGGCGGCCATGACACCAGCGCGCTGCGGATCGCCCCGCCGCTGACGCTGTCCGTCGCGGAGGCGGAGGAGGGCGCCGCGATCCTGGAACGCGCTCTCAGAGGTCTTCAGTAA
- a CDS encoding nitrilase-related carbon-nitrogen hydrolase codes for MANVVRAALVQATWTGDTESMVAKHEEHAREAARRGAKVIGFQEVFNAPYFCQVQEPEHYRWAEPVPDGPTVRRMRALARETGMVIVVPVFEVEQSGFYYNTAAVIDADGSYLGKYRKHHIPQVKGFWEKYYFKPGNAGWPVFDTAVGKVGVYICYDRHFPEGWRQLGLNGAQLVYNPSATHRGLSSYLWRLEQPAAAVANEYFVAAINRVGVEEYGDNDFYGTSYFVDPRGQFVGEVASDSKEELVVRDLDFDVIEEVRQQWAFYRDRRPDAYEGLVQP; via the coding sequence ATGGCCAACGTCGTACGCGCCGCTCTGGTCCAGGCCACCTGGACCGGCGACACCGAGTCCATGGTGGCGAAACACGAGGAGCACGCCCGTGAGGCGGCCCGCCGGGGCGCCAAGGTGATCGGGTTCCAGGAAGTCTTCAACGCCCCCTACTTCTGCCAGGTGCAGGAGCCGGAGCACTACCGCTGGGCCGAGCCGGTGCCCGACGGGCCGACCGTGCGCCGGATGCGGGCGCTCGCGCGCGAGACCGGCATGGTGATCGTCGTCCCGGTCTTCGAGGTCGAGCAGTCCGGCTTCTACTACAACACCGCCGCCGTGATCGACGCCGACGGCTCGTATCTCGGCAAGTACCGCAAGCACCACATCCCGCAGGTCAAGGGCTTCTGGGAGAAGTACTACTTCAAGCCCGGGAACGCCGGCTGGCCCGTCTTCGACACCGCCGTCGGCAAGGTCGGCGTCTACATCTGCTACGACCGGCACTTCCCGGAGGGCTGGCGGCAACTGGGACTGAACGGCGCCCAGTTGGTGTACAACCCGTCCGCCACCCACCGCGGGCTCTCCTCCTACCTGTGGCGCCTCGAACAGCCCGCGGCGGCCGTCGCCAACGAGTACTTCGTCGCGGCCATCAACCGCGTCGGCGTCGAGGAGTACGGCGACAACGACTTCTACGGGACGAGTTACTTCGTCGACCCGCGGGGACAGTTCGTGGGGGAGGTCGCCAGCGACAGCAAGGAGGAACTCGTCGTCCGCGACCTCGACTTCGACGTCATCGAAGAGGTGCGGCAGCAGTGGGCCTTCTACCGCGACCGCCGCCCCGACGCCTACGAAGGGTTGGTGCAGCCGTGA
- a CDS encoding helix-turn-helix domain-containing protein encodes MVRNPLTPEERERGERLGRLLREARGDRSMAEVAAAAGVSAETLRKIETGRAPTPAFFTVAALARVLGLSMDDLAGMCSPVGV; translated from the coding sequence ATGGTGCGTAACCCCCTCACCCCCGAAGAGCGCGAGCGCGGCGAACGGCTCGGGCGCCTGCTCCGCGAGGCCCGCGGCGACCGCAGCATGGCGGAGGTCGCGGCGGCAGCCGGTGTCTCCGCCGAGACCCTGCGGAAGATCGAGACCGGCCGGGCACCGACCCCGGCCTTCTTCACCGTGGCCGCGCTGGCGCGCGTGCTCGGCCTCTCCATGGACGACCTGGCCGGGATGTGCTCGCCGGTCGGGGTGTGA
- the map gene encoding type I methionyl aminopeptidase has product MVELKTDTSIDAMHAAGQVVAHALTAVREAADVGVSLLELDEVARGVLRESGAGSPFLGYRPDFAPTPFPAVICASVNDAIVHGIPTAYRLRDGDLVSIDCGAQLDGWAGDSAISFTVGRPRPADLRLIETAERALAAGIEAAVVGNRIGDIAHAIGTICRRAGYGIPEGFGGHGIGRHMHEDPGVPNEGRPHRGMPLRHGMALAIEPMLIAGGKDGYHAAPDGWTLKTNDGSRAAHAEHTVAITEAGPRILTAR; this is encoded by the coding sequence ATGGTGGAGCTCAAGACAGACACATCGATCGATGCCATGCACGCCGCCGGACAGGTCGTCGCGCACGCCCTGACGGCCGTACGAGAAGCCGCTGACGTGGGGGTTTCCCTGCTGGAGCTGGACGAGGTGGCGCGCGGGGTACTGCGCGAGTCCGGTGCGGGTTCGCCCTTCCTCGGCTACCGTCCCGACTTCGCGCCGACGCCCTTCCCCGCCGTCATCTGCGCCTCGGTGAACGACGCGATCGTGCACGGCATCCCGACCGCCTACCGCCTGCGCGACGGCGACCTGGTCTCCATCGACTGCGGCGCCCAACTGGACGGCTGGGCGGGCGACTCGGCGATCAGCTTCACGGTGGGCCGCCCGCGTCCGGCCGACCTCCGCCTGATCGAGACCGCCGAGCGAGCCCTGGCGGCCGGCATCGAGGCGGCCGTCGTCGGCAACCGCATCGGCGACATCGCCCACGCCATCGGAACGATCTGCCGCCGGGCCGGCTACGGCATCCCCGAGGGCTTCGGCGGCCACGGCATCGGCCGCCACATGCACGAGGACCCTGGCGTCCCCAACGAGGGCCGCCCTCATCGGGGCATGCCGCTCCGCCACGGCATGGCCCTGGCGATCGAGCCGATGCTGATCGCGGGAGGCAAGGACGGCTACCACGCGGCACCGGACGGCTGGACCCTCAAGACGAACGACGGCTCAAGGGCGGCACACGCGGAACACACGGTGGCGATCACGGAGGCCGGACCGAGGATTCTCACGGCACGATGA
- a CDS encoding ATP-dependent Clp protease ATP-binding subunit, with product MTSGYFPEGPEGDPFGEFLARFFGGPRPGPRQINIGQLLSQPARELVRGAAQYAAEHGSRDLDTQHLLRAALSAEPTRSLLSRAGADPDSLATEIDERSGPVQHPPGEAPPPTSLSLTPAAKRALLDAHDLARARGAGYIGPEHVLSALAANPDSAAGHILNSAHFAPTGMPPEAPDTAPRPRPERQHAGETPTLDKYGRDLTELARQGRIDPVIGREEEIEQTIEVLSRRGKNNPVLIGDAGVGKTAVVEGLAQRIADGDVPDVLSGRRVLALDLTGVVAGTRYRGDFEERMTNIVGEIRAHSDRLIVFIDELHTVVGAGGGGEGGSMDAGNILKPALARGELHIVGATTLEEYRRIEKDAALSRRFQPILVPEPTTADAIEILRGLRDRYEAHHQVRYSDEALVAAVELSDRYLTDRRLPDKAIDLIDQAGARVRLRSRTKGTDVRAMEREVEQLARDKDQAVADESYEQATQLRDRIVELKQRIADAAGDGAADEGQHLEVTVEAVAEVVSRLTGIPVASLTEEEKDRLLGLEQHLHERVIGQDEAVQVVSEAVLRSRAGLASPDRPIGSFLFLGPTGVGKTELARALAEALFGSEERMVRLDMSEYQERHTVSRLVGAPPGYVGHEEAGQLTEVVRRHPYSLLLLDEVEKAHPDVFNILLQVLDDGRLTDAQGRTVDFTNTVIVMTSNLGSEAITRRGAGIGFGAGGAEADEEARRERILRPLREHFRPEFLNRIDEIVVFRQLDPEQLRRITNLLLDRTRRLMHAQDVAVEFTDGAVDWLAERGYQPEYGARPLRRTIQREVDNQLSRLLLDNRVAEGGRVTVDVEDGRLAFRTLGKDAQEAPPAP from the coding sequence ATGACCAGCGGCTACTTCCCGGAAGGTCCGGAGGGGGACCCCTTCGGAGAATTCCTCGCCCGATTCTTCGGCGGCCCGCGCCCCGGCCCCCGCCAGATCAACATAGGCCAGCTGCTCAGCCAACCCGCCAGAGAACTCGTCCGCGGAGCCGCCCAGTACGCCGCCGAGCACGGCAGCCGCGACCTGGACACCCAGCACCTGCTGCGCGCCGCGCTCTCCGCGGAGCCGACCAGGAGCCTGCTGAGCCGGGCCGGGGCCGACCCCGACTCCCTGGCCACGGAGATCGACGAGCGCTCGGGCCCGGTGCAGCACCCGCCGGGCGAGGCCCCGCCGCCGACCTCGCTGTCCCTCACCCCGGCCGCCAAGCGCGCCCTGCTGGACGCGCACGACCTGGCAAGGGCCCGCGGTGCCGGTTACATCGGCCCGGAGCACGTGCTCAGCGCCCTCGCCGCGAACCCCGACTCCGCGGCCGGGCACATCCTCAACTCGGCGCACTTCGCGCCGACGGGGATGCCGCCCGAGGCCCCGGACACCGCACCGCGACCGCGCCCCGAGCGGCAGCACGCGGGCGAGACGCCCACCTTGGACAAGTACGGCCGCGATCTGACCGAACTCGCCCGGCAGGGCCGGATCGACCCGGTGATCGGCCGGGAGGAGGAGATCGAGCAGACCATCGAGGTGCTCTCCCGGCGCGGCAAGAACAACCCCGTGCTGATCGGCGACGCGGGCGTCGGCAAGACCGCCGTCGTGGAGGGCCTGGCCCAGCGGATCGCCGACGGGGACGTCCCGGACGTGCTCAGCGGGCGGCGGGTGCTCGCGCTGGATCTGACGGGGGTCGTCGCGGGCACCCGCTACCGGGGCGACTTCGAGGAGCGCATGACCAACATCGTGGGCGAGATCCGCGCCCACTCCGACCGGTTGATCGTCTTCATCGACGAACTGCACACCGTGGTCGGCGCCGGGGGTGGCGGCGAGGGCGGTTCGATGGATGCCGGGAACATCCTCAAGCCCGCCCTCGCCCGCGGCGAACTGCACATCGTGGGGGCCACCACGCTGGAGGAGTACCGGCGGATCGAGAAGGACGCCGCGCTCTCCCGCCGCTTCCAGCCGATCCTGGTGCCCGAGCCGACCACCGCGGACGCGATCGAGATCCTGCGCGGCCTCAGGGACCGCTACGAGGCGCACCACCAGGTCCGCTACAGCGACGAGGCGCTGGTCGCCGCCGTGGAGCTGTCCGACCGCTATCTCACCGACCGCCGGCTGCCGGACAAGGCGATCGACCTGATCGACCAGGCCGGTGCCCGGGTACGGCTGCGCTCGCGCACCAAGGGCACCGACGTACGGGCCATGGAGCGCGAGGTCGAGCAGCTCGCCCGGGACAAGGACCAGGCGGTCGCGGACGAGAGCTATGAGCAGGCCACGCAACTGCGCGACCGGATCGTGGAGTTGAAGCAGCGGATCGCGGACGCGGCCGGGGACGGGGCGGCCGACGAGGGGCAGCATCTGGAGGTGACCGTCGAGGCGGTCGCGGAGGTGGTGTCCCGGCTGACCGGGATCCCGGTGGCCAGTCTCACCGAGGAGGAGAAGGACCGGCTGCTGGGCCTGGAGCAGCATCTGCACGAGCGGGTGATCGGCCAGGACGAGGCCGTCCAGGTCGTCTCCGAGGCGGTCCTGCGGTCGCGTGCCGGGCTCGCCAGTCCGGACCGGCCGATCGGCAGCTTCCTCTTCCTCGGCCCGACCGGCGTCGGCAAGACCGAGCTGGCCCGGGCGCTGGCGGAGGCGCTGTTCGGCAGCGAGGAGCGCATGGTCCGCCTCGACATGAGCGAGTACCAGGAGCGGCACACCGTGAGCCGTCTGGTGGGCGCCCCGCCCGGCTACGTCGGCCACGAGGAGGCGGGGCAGCTCACCGAGGTGGTGCGCAGGCACCCGTACTCGCTGCTGCTGCTCGACGAGGTGGAGAAGGCGCACCCGGACGTCTTCAACATCCTGCTCCAGGTGCTGGACGACGGACGGCTGACCGACGCCCAGGGCCGGACGGTGGACTTCACCAACACGGTGATCGTGATGACCAGCAACCTCGGCTCCGAGGCGATCACCCGGCGCGGCGCCGGGATCGGCTTCGGCGCGGGCGGTGCGGAGGCGGACGAGGAGGCGCGGCGCGAGCGGATCCTGAGGCCGCTGCGCGAGCACTTCCGGCCCGAGTTCCTCAACCGGATCGACGAGATCGTGGTGTTCCGCCAGCTCGACCCCGAGCAGTTGCGGCGGATCACCAACCTACTGCTGGACCGGACGCGCCGGCTGATGCACGCGCAGGACGTCGCGGTGGAGTTCACCGACGGGGCGGTCGACTGGCTCGCCGAGCGCGGCTACCAGCCCGAGTACGGCGCCCGGCCGCTGCGCCGCACCATCCAGCGCGAGGTCGACAACCAGCTCTCCCGGCTGCTGCTGGACAACCGGGTCGCCGAGGGCGGCCGGGTGACGGTGGACGTCGAGGACGGGCGGCTGGCGTTCCGCACCCTGGGAAAGGATGCGCAAGAGGCCCCGCCCGCCCCCTAG